One region of Oryza sativa Japonica Group chromosome 10, ASM3414082v1 genomic DNA includes:
- the LOC4348793 gene encoding uncharacterized protein, translated as MLGRAGALSAARWRGGAGTGTGIGIDLRAALRSGGNLLFALFVAAVLAFTLLAAVHSPDDPLLHPSSHQLTAFLTSATSNSTFLADDSVLRTGEDFAAAIGANSSDAAAAAEATVVAEAVPFIKLEDVATKEESSGAERAVTVDTDASSDAGAAAEENPIVEAVSCDTEAPVDCTGDKDLFNLLMRTAIEKFSDLHFYRFGRPVAVPGSPMECDLAWRFRPAEDTNGRTTYYKDYRRFTLTRDVNTCNLVVGNVGEYHSGTGAKRSGRRKGKKGKKGKREAPVTDFVPAKTQMRLDENAANADTTAASEPELVVGEAVNDNLPVVESESEFSRGKYLIYMGGGERCKSMNHYVWGFLCALGEAQYLNRTLVMDLNVCLNSRYTSSGKDEERDFRLYFDFEHLKQSASVIDQSQFWTDWGKWHKKDRLKNHYTEDIKVTPMQLRDVKDTLIMRKFGNVEPDNFWSRVCEGETEAVIKRPWYLLWKSRRLMEIVSAISSRMDWDFDSVHVVRGEKAQNKQLWPNLDRDTSPDSLLTTLNDKVGAGRHLYIATNEPDKSFFDPMKGKYRTHFLDDFKDLWDENSEWYTETKELSNGNAVEFDGYMRVAVDTEVFLRGKRKLETFSDLTRDCKNGVNTCPASS; from the coding sequence CCGGGCGGGGGCGCTGtccgcggcgcggtggcgcggcggcgccgggaccGGGACCGGGATCGGGATCGACCTGCGCGCCGCGCTGCGCTCCGGGGGCAACCTCCTCTTCGCGCTCTTCGTGGCGGCCGTCCTCGCCTTCACCCTCCTCGCCGCGGTCCACAGCCCCGACGACCCGCTCCTCCACCCCTCATCGCACCAGCTCACCGCGTTCCTCACCTCCGCCACCTCCAACTCCACCTTCCTCGCCGACGACTCCGTCCTCCGCACCGGCGAggacttcgccgccgccatcggcgcCAACTcctccgatgccgccgccgccgcggaggccaccgtcgtcgccgaggCCGTCCCGTTCATCAAGCTCGAGGACGTCGCGACCAAGGAGGAGTCGTCGGGGGCGGAGCGGGCCGTCACCGTTGACACCGACGCCAGCTCGGacgcgggcgccgcggcggaggagaacCCCATCGTCGAGGCGGTCTCCTGCGACACGGAGGCGCCGGTGGACTGCACGGGGGACAAGGATCTCTTCAACCTGCTCATGCGCACGGCGATCGAGAAGTTCTCCGACCTCCACTTCTACCGCTTCGGCCGCCCCGTCGCCGTGCCGGGGAGCCCCATGGAGTGCGACCTCGCATGGCGCTTCCGCCCCGCCGAGGACACCAACGGCCGCACCACCTACTACAAGGACTACCGCCGCTTCACGCTCACCCGCGACGTCAACACCTGCAACCTCGTCGTCGGCAATGTGGGCGAGTACCACTCCGGCACCGGCGCCAAGCGCAGCGGCCGCCGCAAGGGcaagaaggggaagaagggcaAGCGCGAGGCACCGGTCACCGACTTTGTGCCGGCCAAGACGCAGATGAGGCTCGATGAGAACGCTGCCAATGCAGACACCACGGCCGCCTCCGAGCCGGAGCTAGTTGTCGGTGAAGCTGTCAATGACAATTTACCGGTGGTCGAATCTGAGTCTGAATTCAGCCGCGGAAAGTATCTCATCTACATGGGCGGTGGTGAGAGATgcaagagcatgaaccactacGTTTGGGGATTCTTGTGTGCACTTGGTGAGGCACAGTACTTGAACCGGACACTTGTTATGGACCTTAATGTGTGCCTCAATTCACGGTATACTTCAAGTGGCAAGGATGAAGAGAGAGATTTTAGGCTCTACTTTGATTTTGAGCACTTGAAGCAATCAGCATCGGTCATTGACCAGAGCCAGTTCTGGACAGATTGGGGGAAGTGGCACAAGAAGGATAGACTGAAGAATCACTACACTGAAGACATCAAGGTGACCCCGATGCAACTTCGTGACGTCAAGGACACACTGATCATGAGGAAGTTTGGGAATGTTGAGCCTGATAACTTCTGGTCTCGTGTATGTGAGGGTGAGACGGAGGCAGTGATCAAGCGCCCATGGTATTTATTGTGGAAATCGCGTCGATTGATGGAGATCGTGTCTGCCATTTCCTCCCGGATGGATTGGGACTTTGATTCAGTCCATGTTGTGAGGGGGGAGAAAGCCCAGAACAAACAGTTGTGGCCAAATCTTGATAGAGATACTTCTCCAGATAGTCTCCTTACGACACTTAATGATAAGGTCGGTGCTGGCCGGCATTTGTACATTGCAACCAATGAACCCGATAAATCATTCTTTGACCCAATGAAGGGTAAGTATCGAACACACTTCCTGGATGACTTCAAGGATTTATGGGATGAGAACAGCGAGTGGTACACTGAAACAAAGGAGCTGAGCAATGGTAATGCTGTTGAATTCGATGGATACATGAGGGTTGCAGTTGACACTGAGGTGTTCCTTCGGGGGAAGAGGAAATTGGAGACATTCAGTGATCTTACTCGTGATTGCAAGAATGGTGTCAATACATGCCCTGCTTCCTCATGA